The genomic window AACGTCGGCGTCGACGGCGCCTCCGATTCGACGGCGTCGACGACGCGCGGCACGTTCGGGATCGTACTCGCGTCGACGACGACGGCGTCGATCGATCCCCGCTCGAGTCGATCGACGGCCTCGGCCGCGCGCTGGGCGATGACGACGTTGACCGGCGCATCGGTCAACGCGAGCGTGACGGACGCACGCGTGGCTCGGTCGCCGCTGACACAGAGGACGCGTGGCCGACTCATATCAAACAGTCACTCTCGGGTTCGGTGTCGGTCGTCGATACCCTGCGTAGATCGGCAAAACGGATTGTTCTTTCGGCGTGATACTCGGGTTCGAGTACTATCGGTCGCTCGCGCGCTCGTCCGCAGCGTCGGCGAACTGATCGGGCGCTGTCGGTCGACGTGGGCGCCACTCACCGTCAGCGGGGGCGGTACTCATCGTCCGGCCGACCTCACGGCGCCTGCCCGTAGATCAGGTTGCGCTGGATCTCGTTCGCCCCCTCGTAGATGACCGGAATGCGGACGTCGCGGTAGACGCGGGCGATCCGCCGTTCGTCCAGAACCGACCGACCGCCGTGGAACTGCATCCCCTGTTCGGCGACCTCGGTCGCGGTCTCGGTCGTCTTGGTCTTCGACACCGCCGCCCAGTAGCCCTCGTTCTCCCCGTTCTGTACCTTCTCGCAGGCCCGCCAGGCGAGCGATCGGGCGCTCTCGAACTCGAGTAGCATGTCCGCGAGACCGTGCTGGACCGCCTGGAAGTCGCTGATCGTCTGCCCGAACTGCTCGCGGTCGTGGACGAACTCCCAGGTCGACTCGATGGCCGCCGCGGCGAGGCCCAGTCCGTGCCCCGAGACGGCGATCCGGCCGTGGTTGAAGAAGTCCGCGAGCATCCAGAACCCCTCGCCCTCCTCGCCGATCAGGTTCTCCTCGGGAATGCGGCAGTCCTCGAGTTCGATGTGGGCCTGTTTCGAGGCGCGCATGGCCATCTTCTCGGGGATGTGCTCGGCCTCGTAGCCGTCGGTGTCGGTCGGGACGATAAAGAGCGAGTAGTTCTCGTAGGGGTTCGACTCGTCGTCGCCCGTTCGCGCGTAGAGGGTGATCCAGTCGGCCTCGACGCCGTTGCCGATCCAGTACTTCTCGCCGTTTATGACGTACTCGTCGCCCTCTTTCTCCGCGGTGGTCTCCATCCCCGCGAGGTCGCTTCCGGTGTCGGGTTCGGAGACGGCCAGCCCCGAGCGCTGCTCGCCCTCGGCGACCGGTCGGATGTACTCCTCGCACTGCTCGTCGCTGCCGTAGTTGACCGTCATCTTGCAGCCGAAACTCGCCAACTGGAGCGTCAGCGCGATCCCCGCGTCCGCGCGGTAGAACTCCTCGGTCAGCGCCAGCAGTTGCGGGAGGTCGAACCCGCGGCCGCCCCACTCCTCGGGGATGTCCTGAGCGACGAGGTTCGCCTCCTGGCCCGCCTCGAGAATGTCCTCCGGATACTCGCCCGCCTGGTAGTACTCCTGTGCGTTCGGTTCGATGTGTTCGCGCGCGAACTCCCGGGCTTCGGCCTTGACGTCGCGGGCGTGCTCCGGGACGATGCTGTCGTCGAGTAGTTCCATGTCCCGTCACACTCGAGCGAGATAAATATAGGTCGGGTGATCCGTTGCAAGCCCGAAACGGCCGGCGGCGAGCGGGCGATCCGTTCCGACTCGTCGGTGCGGCCGATCGCTACCGTTCGCGGCGGATACGCGCCGTCGACCGCCGGAACGACGCCCGCGGGCCGCTCGACGGTTCCCTCGAGTGCTTCCGAGACTGATAGTCGCCGCTGGAAACGGTTTTGAACCGTTCTGTCCGCCCGGAACGACTGTCATCCTTTTAGCGACCCCAGTTCGACGGGCGGCGTATGACAACGGAACGAACGAGCGACGATCGAGACGACGAGACGTTCGACCCCGATATCGACCGACGGACGTTCATCGCCGCCGGCGGAACCGTCGGCGCGACGATGCTGGCCGGCTGTGCTGGCGGTGACACGACGCCCGACGACTCGAGCGACGCCCCGGACGACGGGGAGTCCGACAGCGAGACCGATGAATCGACGGCGACCGCCGACGGGGCGAACTTCCGGCTGCTCGTCAGCGACAGGCCCGCCGACATCGGCGATTTCGATCGCCTCGACGTCTCGTTCGACGACGCCCGCATCTTTGACAGCGGGGGCGAGGAATCAGGCGATGGCGACGACGGGGCGGGCAGTGACGGGAACGAGTCGACCGAAGACGCCCAAACCGACGGCGAGGAAGCGACCGGCGACGAGGAGCAGGAGTCCGGAACCGATGCCGACGACGGTGAAGCGGACGAGGAGGAAACGGCCGACGGCGAAGACGACGGCGCATCGGCCGACGACGAGACCGACGGCGACGAATCGGACGCGAACGACGGCGAATCCGGCTCGAGCGGCGACAAAGTCGAGCGACGCCGCGGGTTTTACTGGCTCGACCTCGAGGGCGCGACGGTCGACCTGACGAAGGTCGTCGGCGACAAAGCGATCTCGGTCTTCGAGGGCGGTCTCTCGGAAGGGACCTACGAGAAGATCGAACTCCACGTCGCGGACGTCGAGGGCATCGTTGACGGCGAGGTCGTGGACGTGAAGGTACCCAGCGAGAAGCTTCAGATCCCCCACTCCTTCGAGGTCCGGGCGGACGAGCCCCTCGAGTTCGTGTTCGACATCAACGTGGTCGAGAAAGGGAACGGCGGCTACAACCTGACACCCGTCATCTCGGAGAGCGGCGTCGCGGGGACGGACGTCGACATCGAGGAGGTCGGCGAGGACGACGCCGGCGACGATGCCCGTGACGAGGGGGCGGACGACGACGGTTCCGAGGCGAACGGGACCGGCACCGAGGAGGGTGACGAGACCGAGAGCGGCGCTAGCGAGGGCAACGAGAGCGACGAGAGCGACGCGAATCAGTAGGTTCTCCCACTCCTCTCGCAGTCATGCCGTCGACCTGAGACGAAGCGAGGAGAGACGGCTCGGGACTACCGAAGCTCTCGGACGAGCTCGTTGATCGAGGCGGACTCGGCCGCGTGGTCCTCGAGTCGCCAGCGGTCCCACACCACGTCACAGACGATGTGGACGTAGAGGACGACGCCGGTCACGATCGCGAGGTCGAGACTCGCGAGGGCCAGTCCCGGGACGACGACGCCGATGATGAGGAGATGACTCAGCAGTCGCGAGAGGACGCCGACGTCGCCGTGGTCGAAGATCCGACTCTGGTCGGCGACGGCCGCGACCGGGTTCGAGAGACAGAACCTGACGGCGTCCCAGTTCCCGGTCTTGGCTCGCGCGATGAGCAGGTGATCGACGTCGATGAACACGCCGACGGCGGTGCCGTAGGCGACGACCGCGATGGTAGGCAGATCGGTTCCCAGAACGGTGATCGGCGACAGTGCGGCGGCGAGAACGCCGGCGACGACGAGCGAGATGGCGGCGTGGTGTTTCGAGTAGATCGGCGGTCACCTAGTCGTCGCGACCACGGCGAGACACAAAACCGTCCCGCTGTCGTCCGATCGGTGGCCGCGACAGCGACGCGGTGACGGGCGAACGGATCGGACGATCCGTCCCTCGATCTCAGCCGGCGAAGCCCGAGAGCGACCACTCCCCGTCGTCGCCGTTCTCCTCGCCGATACTCGGGGCGCTGACGAGCACGAACGCGCTTTCCTCGTCACCGTTGCGGATCTGTCGGGTCGACGACGGCGGGATCCACAGCGCGTCGCCGGTCTCCATCGGAACCGGTTCGTCGTCGACCACGACCGTCGCCTCTCCCTCGATCAGCACGTAGACCTCCTCGTGGCCGTTTTCCGTGTGATCGTGGGGCTTGCTGTTCCAACCGGGATCGCAGCGGGCGACCGTCACCCCTACCTGCTCCGTCTCGAGCGGATCCGACAGGAAGTGCATCGCGCTCGAGACCTGCTCGACCTCCTCGTAGTTCACTTTCCGGTAGGTCATGCCCCTGTGTTCGACTGCCGTACAGTAAAACTAGGCGTTCGACCGGAAGCGGACCGGGCCCGGTCAGTTGCCCTGCGCGAACGGATCGAAATCGTCGACCGGAATCACCGAGTAGTCGACCGTCAGCGCGTCCTTGGTCGCGCGGATCTTCCCGACGAACGTCGAGATGTCCTCGAGTTCGCCCTCGAGGACGAACAGTTCCATGCAGTAGTGGTCGCCGACGTGGCTGTGGAAGTTCGAGGCGACGAGGTCCTCGTGTTCGTGGCGTAGATGCATCATCTGCTCCTCGACGCTGGTCGTTTCGTAGTCGAAGAGGACGGTGACGATCCCCATCAGGTCACGGTCCTCGAGTCGGGTGTCCTCGAACTCGCCGAGCAGGTTCCGCGAGGCCTCCCGGACGACCTCGCTCCGGCCGGTGTAGCCGTGTTCGTCCGCGAACTGGTCGAGCCGCTCGAGGAGTTCGTCCGGCATCGAGACGCTGACGACTGCCATATAATAATTCGCGGGGCATCTTCTATTAAGAGTTATCATAACCCGCCGGTTTACACGGGCTCGAATAGCAATCGGACGGATCGAACCGGTCGATTGACTCGAGGCGAGGGCAGTGGCTCGAGCCGATTGGTCGACTCGAGGCAGGGTCCGTTCGAGTCGGTCGGGCGTCCCGAACCGAGGGCGGTGACTCGAGTCGGAGCGACAGCGGCGACGGATTCCGCAGCAGCCACTGTTTTCCGGCTTCGCCGAGAGCGTCGACTATGTACCTCGCCCACCGGAGTTGGCCGGATCTCGGCGACTACGTCGCGGACGAATCGCTCGCGGTCGTCCCGCTGGGCTCGACCGAGCAGCACGGCCCGCACCTCCCCGAGGGAACGGACCACATGATCGCCGAGGCGCTGGCCCGCGAAGCGACCGACCGGACCGGCTACCTCTGTACGCCGCCGATCCCGATCGGCGTCAGCTCCCATCACCGGCAGTTCCACGGCACGATGTGGGTCGAGGCGCCGGTCTTTCGGGACTACGTCGAGAGCCTCTCGCGGAACCTCACCTACCACGGTATCGACCGCATCGTCTACGTCAACGCCCACGGCGGCAACGTCGCGCACCTCCGGGAGGTCGGCCGGCGGCTCCACGACGACGGCACCGCTTACGCCATCGAGTGGATGTGGGACGAGTCCATCCCCGAACTGATCGAGGAGGTATTCGAGACGCCGGGTCCCCACGGCGGCCCCAAGGAGACCGCGATGATCATGCACATCGCGAACGAACTGGTCCGCGAGGACCGCCTCGAGGAGGCCCGCGACGGCGGCGCGGTCTTCGACTACGACGCCGAACGGGTCCACGGCGCGACCACGTTCTACGACTGCATCGAGAACAGCCCTAACGGCGTCTTCGGCGACCAGACCGACGCGACCCCCGAGATCGGGGCGGAACTGTTCGAGGCCGCGACCGAGCAACTGGTGGCACTGCTCGAGTGGCTCGACGACCGACCGATCGAGGACCTCATGCCGGAGCCGCATCTGGAGCCGGGGTCGGATCATCGCGGATAGCGCGACGTGCACGCCGCGCCGACGGCTTCGGACCGGCGGACGACTCCGGCTCTCGGCTTCGCTGGCTCCTCGCGACCGGGCCGATTCGCCGTCGTCGCTAATCCGCTATTACGGGTATCGGAGCGGTTGCCCCTCGAGCCGGCCGCTGGGCGGCTCA from Haloterrigena sp. KLK7 includes these protein-coding regions:
- a CDS encoding acyl-CoA dehydrogenase; translation: MELLDDSIVPEHARDVKAEAREFAREHIEPNAQEYYQAGEYPEDILEAGQEANLVAQDIPEEWGGRGFDLPQLLALTEEFYRADAGIALTLQLASFGCKMTVNYGSDEQCEEYIRPVAEGEQRSGLAVSEPDTGSDLAGMETTAEKEGDEYVINGEKYWIGNGVEADWITLYARTGDDESNPYENYSLFIVPTDTDGYEAEHIPEKMAMRASKQAHIELEDCRIPEENLIGEEGEGFWMLADFFNHGRIAVSGHGLGLAAAAIESTWEFVHDREQFGQTISDFQAVQHGLADMLLEFESARSLAWRACEKVQNGENEGYWAAVSKTKTTETATEVAEQGMQFHGGRSVLDERRIARVYRDVRIPVIYEGANEIQRNLIYGQAP
- a CDS encoding DUF4382 domain-containing protein, translating into MTTERTSDDRDDETFDPDIDRRTFIAAGGTVGATMLAGCAGGDTTPDDSSDAPDDGESDSETDESTATADGANFRLLVSDRPADIGDFDRLDVSFDDARIFDSGGEESGDGDDGAGSDGNESTEDAQTDGEEATGDEEQESGTDADDGEADEEETADGEDDGASADDETDGDESDANDGESGSSGDKVERRRGFYWLDLEGATVDLTKVVGDKAISVFEGGLSEGTYEKIELHVADVEGIVDGEVVDVKVPSEKLQIPHSFEVRADEPLEFVFDINVVEKGNGGYNLTPVISESGVAGTDVDIEEVGEDDAGDDARDEGADDDGSEANGTGTEEGDETESGASEGNESDESDANQ
- a CDS encoding cupin domain-containing protein; its protein translation is MTYRKVNYEEVEQVSSAMHFLSDPLETEQVGVTVARCDPGWNSKPHDHTENGHEEVYVLIEGEATVVVDDEPVPMETGDALWIPPSSTRQIRNGDEESAFVLVSAPSIGEENGDDGEWSLSGFAG
- the nikR gene encoding nickel-responsive transcriptional regulator NikR, whose translation is MAVVSVSMPDELLERLDQFADEHGYTGRSEVVREASRNLLGEFEDTRLEDRDLMGIVTVLFDYETTSVEEQMMHLRHEHEDLVASNFHSHVGDHYCMELFVLEGELEDISTFVGKIRATKDALTVDYSVIPVDDFDPFAQGN
- a CDS encoding creatininase family protein, whose product is MYLAHRSWPDLGDYVADESLAVVPLGSTEQHGPHLPEGTDHMIAEALAREATDRTGYLCTPPIPIGVSSHHRQFHGTMWVEAPVFRDYVESLSRNLTYHGIDRIVYVNAHGGNVAHLREVGRRLHDDGTAYAIEWMWDESIPELIEEVFETPGPHGGPKETAMIMHIANELVREDRLEEARDGGAVFDYDAERVHGATTFYDCIENSPNGVFGDQTDATPEIGAELFEAATEQLVALLEWLDDRPIEDLMPEPHLEPGSDHRG